One segment of Streptomyces sp. NA02950 DNA contains the following:
- a CDS encoding SAM-dependent methyltransferase produces the protein MTGHGVASQTASGPEPPNSPINQGRPHSARMYDYFLGGKDNYVADRQAAAKVLTLWPGVMIAARTNRAFMQRATRYLAAECGIRQFLDIGTGIPTSPNLHEVAQSVAPESRIVYVDNDPIVLAHAQTLLTSHPEGRTAYVDANVADPGTILDSPDLAEVLDLSQPVALSLCALLHFVPDEWEPYTIVRRLVDALAPGSYLVLSHITPDFDPVATQRTVDVYHSGGIKGKIRSRAEVEEFFTGLELVEPGVEVPHRWRTDLATGPQVGTGDVTDEEVSFWAGVARKPAS, from the coding sequence GTGACCGGTCACGGGGTAGCATCCCAGACGGCGAGCGGGCCGGAGCCGCCCAACAGCCCCATCAACCAGGGTCGTCCGCACAGCGCCCGGATGTACGACTACTTCCTGGGCGGCAAGGACAACTACGTCGCGGACCGGCAGGCCGCGGCGAAGGTGCTCACCCTGTGGCCGGGCGTCATGATCGCCGCCCGCACCAACCGTGCCTTCATGCAGCGCGCGACCCGGTATCTGGCCGCCGAGTGCGGTATCCGGCAGTTCCTCGACATCGGCACCGGCATTCCCACCAGCCCCAATCTGCACGAGGTCGCCCAGTCGGTCGCGCCGGAGTCGCGGATCGTCTACGTCGACAACGACCCGATAGTGCTGGCCCATGCGCAGACCCTGCTCACCAGCCACCCCGAGGGCCGGACCGCCTATGTCGACGCGAATGTGGCCGACCCCGGGACCATCCTCGACTCCCCGGACCTCGCCGAGGTGCTGGACCTCTCCCAGCCGGTGGCGCTGAGCCTGTGCGCGCTGCTGCACTTCGTCCCGGACGAGTGGGAGCCGTACACGATCGTGCGGCGGCTGGTCGACGCGCTCGCGCCCGGTTCGTATCTCGTGCTGAGCCACATCACCCCGGACTTCGACCCTGTGGCGACCCAGCGGACCGTGGACGTTTACCACAGCGGCGGGATCAAGGGGAAGATCCGCAGCAGAGCGGAGGTGGAGGAGTTCTTCACCGGGCTGGAGCTGGTGGAGCCAGGGGTCGAGGTGCCCCACCGCTGGCGTACGGACCTGGCCACCGGCCCCCAGGTGGGCACCGGTGACGTCACCGACGAAGAGGTGTCCTTCTGGGCGGGAGTGGCCCGTAAGCCCGCTTCCTGA
- a CDS encoding response regulator transcription factor: MSPRPTEPTEPVRLLLCDDHAVVRAGLRALLASTDGIEVVGEAGSGEEALAVAARIRPDVVLMDLQLGGGMDGVTATRRLTTPPDADADPDADPGADSGAEAPRVLVLTMFDTDADIARAIEAGATGYLLKAERPDELFAAIRDAASGRTALSPPVADRVMARMRNPRPTLSERERDILRQLARGLGNREIARALFVSEATVKTHLGRIYSKLGVETRAGAVAVANEQRLLP, translated from the coding sequence TTGAGCCCACGTCCGACCGAACCCACCGAGCCCGTCCGGCTGTTGCTGTGCGATGACCACGCCGTGGTCCGGGCCGGGCTGCGCGCCCTGCTGGCCAGTACCGACGGCATCGAGGTGGTCGGTGAGGCGGGCAGCGGTGAAGAGGCCCTCGCCGTGGCCGCCCGGATCCGGCCCGATGTGGTGCTGATGGATCTGCAACTCGGCGGCGGCATGGACGGGGTGACGGCCACCCGACGGCTGACCACCCCGCCCGACGCCGATGCCGACCCCGATGCCGACCCCGGTGCCGACTCCGGTGCTGAAGCCCCCCGTGTCCTGGTGCTCACCATGTTCGACACCGACGCCGATATCGCCCGTGCCATCGAAGCGGGCGCCACCGGCTATCTGCTCAAGGCCGAGCGCCCGGACGAGTTGTTCGCCGCGATCCGCGACGCCGCCTCCGGCCGTACCGCGCTGTCGCCGCCGGTTGCCGATCGGGTGATGGCCCGGATGCGCAACCCGCGTCCCACCCTCTCCGAGCGTGAACGCGACATCCTGCGGCAGCTCGCCCGTGGGCTGGGCAACCGGGAGATCGCCCGTGCGCTGTTCGTCAGCGAGGCCACTGTCAAAACCCATCTCGGGCGGATCTACAGCAAGTTGGGGGTGGAGACCCGGGCGGGAGCCGTGGCCGTGGCCAATGAGCAGCGGCTCCTGCCCTGA
- a CDS encoding sensor histidine kinase: MDSAFLLLLGSSLGRFLSRDQGEPRTPWVVALFTAFGVLYVLGRLLAPAPRPGTRPAARHLAWLGAVSTVWAGLLVLAPSATWCAMPLLFTGLQTLPARTAVPLAAGLTVLVVASELRVARGGHGGHGAFNPNVVVAPLAIAAVATAVLVHLQRQAARQRALIDDLVRTRRELAATERRAGVLAERQRLSTEIHDTLAQGLSSQGMLLQAADRMWSTEPDTARRHVREAAGIASRSLTEARRFVHDLAPADLAERTLAQALHTLAERASGEGLTVDFRLDGTPGPLPERVAAALLRIAQGALANVREHAWATRAALTLTCLEDQISLDIADNGRGFDTDRRAGPDGGRGHGLPAMRVRARQSGGTLTVESTPGEGTVVSASVPLAP, from the coding sequence ATGGACTCCGCTTTCCTCCTGTTGCTGGGCTCCTCGCTGGGCCGCTTTCTGAGCCGCGACCAGGGGGAGCCGCGTACGCCCTGGGTGGTGGCCCTGTTCACCGCCTTCGGTGTGCTCTATGTCCTCGGCAGACTGCTGGCCCCCGCGCCACGGCCCGGCACCCGGCCGGCCGCCCGCCATCTGGCCTGGCTGGGGGCGGTGTCCACGGTGTGGGCCGGACTGCTGGTGCTCGCCCCGAGCGCCACCTGGTGTGCGATGCCGCTGCTCTTCACCGGGTTGCAGACGCTGCCCGCGCGCACCGCGGTGCCGCTTGCGGCCGGGCTCACCGTGCTGGTCGTGGCCTCCGAACTGCGGGTGGCGCGAGGCGGGCACGGCGGCCACGGCGCCTTCAACCCCAATGTGGTGGTGGCGCCCCTGGCCATCGCCGCGGTCGCCACCGCCGTCCTGGTCCATCTGCAACGCCAGGCCGCCCGGCAGCGCGCCCTCATCGACGACCTGGTCCGCACCCGCCGCGAGCTGGCCGCCACCGAGCGGCGGGCGGGTGTGCTGGCGGAGCGGCAGCGGCTGTCGACGGAGATCCACGACACCCTCGCCCAGGGGCTGTCCAGCCAGGGGATGCTGTTGCAGGCGGCCGACCGCATGTGGTCGACGGAGCCGGACACCGCCCGTCGCCATGTGCGGGAGGCGGCCGGGATCGCGTCCCGCAGCCTCACCGAGGCCCGCCGGTTCGTCCATGACCTGGCCCCGGCCGATCTCGCCGAGCGCACCCTCGCCCAGGCGCTGCACACCCTCGCCGAGCGCGCGTCGGGCGAAGGGCTCACCGTGGACTTCCGGCTGGACGGCACCCCGGGCCCGCTGCCGGAACGAGTGGCGGCGGCACTGCTGCGCATCGCCCAGGGTGCCCTGGCCAATGTGCGCGAACACGCCTGGGCCACCCGCGCCGCACTCACCCTGACCTGCCTGGAGGACCAGATCTCCCTGGACATCGCCGACAACGGCCGGGGCTTCGACACCGATCGCCGCGCGGGACCCGACGGGGGCCGGGGCCACGGTCTGCCCGCCATGCGGGTCCGGGCACGGCAGTCGGGCGGCACTCTCACCGTCGAATCCACACCGGGCGAGGGCACCGTCGTGTCGGCGTCGGTCCCCCTCGCCCCCTGA
- a CDS encoding efflux RND transporter periplasmic adaptor subunit encodes MRRSTAWIAGGAVVAAATTGAAALVLGGGDGADASSRDGDRPPSTAEIVRTDLVQSKTVDGQLDYAQRREVPSAVDGTVTVAADAGRTVTQGQALYELNDKPVTLLYGQIPMFRDMKPGDRGSDVLQLERNLSQLGFGSGLYVDPRYDAATKAAVKSWQKSLNRTPTGTVGKGEVVFQPGRVKVVSADAPAAEQVGPDKPVLTVASTKPVVRAQLDQEDVALTSKGTTVKVTLPSGRTERGTVSGTVRPESSDDHASGGAEDGITVEVTLDGGRSAVSGEDTKATVNVSFVSESRKNVLAVPVEAVVALRGEHGGYGLELVRGGTTRMVRVETGMTADGQIEVSGAGLREGMTVGVAEQ; translated from the coding sequence GTGAGGCGCAGTACCGCATGGATCGCGGGTGGCGCCGTGGTGGCCGCCGCCACGACCGGGGCCGCGGCCCTGGTGCTCGGCGGCGGTGACGGGGCGGACGCCTCGTCCCGGGACGGTGACCGGCCGCCCTCCACGGCCGAGATCGTCCGCACCGACCTGGTCCAGAGCAAGACCGTCGACGGACAGCTCGACTACGCCCAGCGGCGCGAGGTGCCCTCGGCCGTCGACGGCACGGTGACCGTCGCGGCCGACGCGGGCCGCACCGTCACCCAGGGGCAGGCGCTGTACGAGCTGAACGACAAACCCGTCACCCTGCTGTACGGGCAGATACCGATGTTCCGCGACATGAAGCCCGGTGACCGCGGCTCCGATGTCCTGCAACTGGAACGGAACCTGTCCCAATTGGGGTTCGGCTCCGGGCTGTACGTCGATCCGCGTTACGACGCGGCGACCAAGGCGGCCGTCAAGAGCTGGCAGAAGTCGCTCAACCGCACCCCCACCGGGACGGTCGGCAAGGGCGAGGTGGTCTTCCAGCCCGGCCGGGTGAAGGTGGTCTCGGCGGACGCCCCGGCCGCGGAGCAGGTGGGCCCGGACAAACCGGTGCTCACCGTCGCCTCCACCAAGCCGGTGGTCCGGGCGCAGCTGGACCAGGAGGACGTGGCACTCACCTCCAAGGGCACCACGGTGAAGGTGACGCTGCCCAGCGGACGGACCGAACGGGGCACGGTCTCGGGCACCGTCCGCCCCGAGTCGTCCGATGACCACGCGTCGGGCGGGGCCGAGGACGGTATCACCGTGGAAGTGACCCTGGACGGCGGCCGTTCCGCCGTGTCCGGGGAGGACACCAAGGCGACCGTGAACGTGTCGTTCGTCAGCGAGAGCCGCAAGAACGTACTGGCCGTCCCGGTGGAGGCGGTGGTGGCGCTGCGCGGTGAGCACGGTGGCTACGGACTGGAGCTGGTACGCGGCGGCACCACCCGGATGGTGCGGGTCGAGACCGGGATGACGGCCGACGGGCAGATCGAGGTCAGCGGGGCGGGGCTGCGCGAGGGCATGACGGTGGGGGTGGCGGAGCAGTGA
- a CDS encoding ABC transporter permease yields the protein MTDRKSAARTKGGGRGLKPSRPAVGDILRVGAVGLRARRTRVVLSALGIAIGIATMVAVVGLSTSSRAALMARLDRLGTNLLTAEAGKDALGNDVTLPRNAVAMVERIGSVRHATATGEVDSRIRRSDVVPEERMAGVTTQAARPDLLDALGAEVDRGGWLNSANERLPVTVLGSIAAKRLGVTAPGEKIMVNDRYLVVVGILRPVELVPNLDRVALVGFPAAERYFGFNGHPTTIFERSTDASVEDVAAVLARSVNPGHEGTVKVSRPSDALEAKATTDEGLTALMLGLGAVALLVGGVGVANTMVISVLERRQEIGLRRAIGATRGAIRLQFLTESLLLSALGGLAGVVLGSLATWAFALAQGWTTVIPPWALAGGFGATLGIGVLAGLFPAIRASRLHPTVALNAS from the coding sequence ATGACCGACCGGAAGAGCGCGGCACGGACGAAGGGGGGCGGCCGCGGGCTGAAACCGTCCCGGCCGGCCGTCGGTGACATCCTCCGCGTGGGCGCTGTCGGACTGCGGGCCCGCCGGACCCGGGTGGTGCTGTCCGCCCTCGGTATCGCGATCGGCATCGCCACGATGGTCGCGGTGGTGGGTCTTTCCACCTCCAGCCGCGCCGCTCTGATGGCCCGGCTGGACCGGCTGGGCACCAATCTGCTCACCGCCGAGGCCGGGAAGGACGCCCTGGGGAACGATGTCACCCTGCCCAGGAACGCCGTCGCGATGGTCGAACGCATCGGCTCGGTGCGGCACGCCACGGCGACCGGTGAGGTGGACAGCCGGATCCGGCGCAGCGATGTGGTGCCGGAGGAGCGGATGGCCGGGGTCACCACCCAGGCCGCCCGGCCGGATCTGCTGGACGCGCTCGGCGCGGAGGTGGACCGGGGCGGCTGGCTGAACTCCGCCAACGAGCGGCTGCCGGTGACCGTGCTGGGGTCGATCGCGGCGAAGCGGCTCGGAGTGACCGCGCCCGGCGAGAAGATCATGGTCAATGACCGCTATCTGGTGGTCGTGGGCATTCTCCGACCGGTCGAACTGGTGCCCAACCTGGACCGGGTGGCGCTGGTCGGATTTCCGGCCGCCGAACGGTACTTCGGTTTCAACGGCCATCCCACCACCATCTTCGAGCGCTCCACGGACGCGTCGGTGGAGGATGTGGCCGCGGTGCTGGCCCGGAGCGTCAACCCTGGTCACGAGGGCACCGTCAAGGTCTCACGGCCCTCCGACGCCCTGGAGGCGAAGGCGACCACGGACGAGGGGCTGACGGCGCTGATGCTGGGGCTCGGGGCGGTGGCACTCCTGGTGGGCGGGGTGGGCGTGGCCAACACCATGGTCATCTCGGTGCTGGAACGCCGTCAGGAAATCGGTCTGCGGCGGGCGATCGGGGCCACGCGCGGCGCCATCCGGCTTCAGTTCCTGACCGAATCGCTACTGCTGTCGGCCCTCGGCGGGCTGGCGGGGGTGGTGCTGGGGTCGCTGGCGACCTGGGCGTTCGCCCTGGCCCAGGGGTGGACGACGGTCATCCCGCCCTGGGCGCTCGCCGGTGGGTTCGGCGCCACGCTGGGGATCGGCGTGCTCGCGGGGCTGTTTCCGGCCATTCGCGCCTCCCGCCTCCACCCCACCGTGGCGCTCAACGCCTCGTGA
- a CDS encoding ABC transporter ATP-binding protein, whose amino-acid sequence MIGTAPHRPAAVIELVGATKTYPGEVHALRGVDLTVASGELLAIVGPSGSGKSTMLNIIGTLDRPTTGTVRVAGHDVNTLSDAQLSALRARHIGFVFQHFHLSPGRDAVDNVADGLLYAGVGARERRALARAALERVRLGHRLDHRPHELSGGEKQRVAIARALVGEPELLLADEPTGALDSASGRIVMELLRELNAGGTTVCVITHDHEIADALPRRVRFRDGEVVDDSMAADSPTPGSPAAGSTTADSRTPGSPAHEVRS is encoded by the coding sequence GTGATCGGCACCGCACCGCACCGCCCGGCGGCCGTGATCGAGCTGGTGGGGGCCACCAAGACCTATCCGGGCGAGGTCCATGCCCTGCGCGGAGTGGATCTGACGGTCGCCTCCGGTGAACTCCTGGCGATCGTCGGCCCGTCCGGCTCCGGCAAGTCGACCATGCTGAACATCATCGGCACCCTGGACCGGCCCACCACGGGCACGGTCCGGGTGGCCGGCCACGATGTGAACACGCTCTCCGACGCCCAGCTCTCCGCCCTGCGCGCCCGTCACATCGGCTTTGTCTTCCAGCACTTCCACCTCTCCCCCGGCCGGGACGCGGTGGACAACGTGGCGGACGGGCTGCTGTACGCGGGGGTGGGCGCGCGCGAGCGCAGGGCGCTGGCCCGCGCGGCGCTGGAACGGGTACGCCTCGGCCACCGGCTGGACCACCGGCCGCATGAGCTGTCCGGCGGTGAGAAGCAGCGGGTGGCCATCGCCCGGGCGCTGGTCGGTGAGCCCGAACTGCTGCTCGCGGACGAGCCGACCGGCGCTCTGGACTCGGCGTCGGGGCGGATCGTGATGGAGCTGCTGCGGGAGCTGAACGCGGGGGGTACCACGGTGTGTGTCATCACCCATGACCACGAGATCGCCGACGCGCTGCCGCGGCGGGTGCGCTTCCGTGACGGCGAGGTGGTCGACGACTCCATGGCAGCCGATTCCCCGACGCCCGGCTCCCCCGCGGCCGGTTCCACCACGGCCGACTCCCGGACGCCCGGTTCCCCGGCCCACGAGGTGAGGTCATGA